AGCTCGATCTTCGCCTTCTCGCTCGCTTCCCGTAACCGCTGTGTCGCCATCCTATCGTTCCGGACATCGATTCCCGATTCCTTCTTGAACTCCTCGGCGACGTAATCCACAATGACTTTGTCCATATCGGTCCCGCCCAGTTGCGTATCACCGCTCGTGGAGATGACTTCGAAGACGCCTTCGCTGAACTCCATGATCGTTACATCCAGTGTGCCACCGCCGAAATCGAAGACCAGGATCTTCTGCTCCTTCTCGGTCTTGTCAATACCGTACGCCAGCGCAGCCGCGGTGGGCTCGTTTATGATCCGCACCACCTCAAGACCGGCAATTGTTCCAGCATCCTTCGTCGCGGTACGTTGATTATCGTTAAAGTAGGCCGGTACGGTTAAGACGGCTTTATCAACCTTATCGCCCAGGAATGCTTCTGCATCTGTTTTGATCTTCTGGAGAATGAACGCCGTGATCTGCTGTGGTGTGTACTCCTTGCCATACACTTTCACCTTATAATCTGTCCCCATCTGCCGTTTGATCGCAGAGATCGTGCCTTCAGGATTAGAAACCGCCTGCCGTTTCGCAGGTTCGCCAACGAGTCGCTGACCGTCCTTCGTGAACGCAACGTAAGAGGGAAACGCCTTGCCGCCGAGGCTCGTGCCCTCCGCACTGGGAATGATCGTGGCCTTACCACCAATCAATGCCGCAGCAGCCGAATTACTTGTTCCTACATCAATACCTATCGTTTTAGCCATCTTTCTACCCCCAAATAAATCATCCCTGTCCACTACCTCCTATCTTGCTTATTCGCTATTAAAGTTTCGTTCTGCGCCCGGTACCACCGCTGCCACAACGGCAGCGGCAGATTTTATTACCCTGCACTCCCTTTACCTAACTGGAGCAATGAACGAGGACGAGCGAGCGGTAGACGAAGCAGGGCTCGACGAACGACCACACGTTATCGAGGTCAGTGTCGAGAATGAGATGAAGCGCTCGTATATCGACTATGCGATGAGCGTGATCGTCGGCCGTGCTCTTCCAGACGCCCGCGATGGGCTTAAGCCGGTGCATCGCCGCATTCTCTACGGCATGCAGGAGCTCGGCGTCACGTATAATCGGTCGCACAAGAAATCCGCACGCATCGTGGGCGACGTCCTGGGCAAGTATCACCCGCACGGGGACGTTGCAGTGTATGACACTATGGTGCGCATGGCGCAGGATTTCTCGTACCGTTACCCGCTGGTAGACGGCCAGGGCAATTTCGGGAGCGTGGACGGCGATTCCGCGGCCGCGATGCGATATACAGAGGCACGGCTCTCGAAGATCGCGGGCGAACTCCTCGAGGATCTCGATAAGGATACCGTCGAGTGGTTACCCAATTTTGATAATACGCTCAAAGAGCCGCAGATATTACCTGCAAAGCTCCCCAACCTCCTGATCAACGGCTCATCCGGCATTGCCGTCGGTATGGCCACCAATATGCCACCCCATAACCTGGCCGAGGTCGTTGATGGCATCATTCGCGTCATCGACGAGCCCGATGTCGAGATCGAAGAGTTGATGCAGCACATAAAAGCGCCTGACTTCCCCACGGGCGGCATCATCTCGGGCTACGAAGGCATCCGCCAGGCTTATCTGACCGGTCGGGGCAGCATCAAACTCCGGGCAAAGGTGGAGATCGAGCAGAAGGCCAAACGAGAGCGGATCATCATCACGGAGATCCCCTATCAGGTGAACAAGAGCAAGCTGGTCGAGGAGATCGCGGAATTCGTCCGGAAATACAAGGTAGACAGTATCGTCGGACTGCGCGACGAATCGGACCGCAAAGGTATGCGGATCGTCGTCAGCTTGAAAACGGGTGCGAACGCTCCTATCATCGTGAATCGGCTCTTTCGACGTACGCAGCTCGAGACCACTTTTGGGGTTATCAATCTGGCGCTCGTTGACGGCGAGCCCCGGGTCTTAACGCTTAAAGAGCTGATTGAGTGCTACATCAAGCATCGCCGAGAGGTCACTGTTCGAAGGTTGCAATTCGAACTGGATCGCGCAGAGAAGCGGAAACACCTATTAGAGGGCTTGATCATTGCGATCGCGCACATCGACGAGGTAATTCAGCTGATCAAAGCATCGAGCGATGTCAAATCGGCTCAAGCCGCGCTGATCGAGAAATTCGCGCTCACCGAGGTGCAGGCGAAAGAGATACTGGACATGCGACTCTCGCGGCTGAGCGCCCTCGAGCGTGACAAGATCGAGACCGAGCGCGGCGAATTGACACAGAAGATAGCATGGCTCAGGGAGGTACTGGCGAGCGAAGCGCGTATCAGGGGCGTGATTAAGGATGAGTTGCGCGAGCTGAAGGAGAAGTACGGGGATAAGCGGCGCACTGAGCTCGAGGAGATGGTAACGCTCAGCGAGCGCGATTTCATTGAGGATGAGGAAGTGATCCTCTTCTTCACCGAACGCGGGTACGTGAAACGGTTGCCGGAGAAGCTCTTCAAACAGCAGCAGCGAGGCGGCAAGGGGATTGCCGTCATCGATCGCAGGGAAGATGACGTCGTCGTCAATTTCATTCGTGCATCCACACGAGAGCGACTGCTGCTCTTTACCGAAGACGGTCGCGTCTTTCAGGTGAAGACCTACGAGATCCCGCCCAGTTCGCGGCATGCGAAAGGCAAACCGCTGGTTAACGTTCCCGGGTTGAGCATCACCGCTGAAGAATCGAAGACTTTTGTCACCGCGCTCTCGGTGCCAGAAGCGGTTGATGAGGCAGTCGAGAACGTCTATATCGTCTTCGCGACCAGACGGGGCGTAGTAAAACGGAGCGCGCTCGCAAGCTTGAAGAACATTCGCGTAACGGGCATCGTGGCATTGCGGGTGGACGAGCGCAAGAATGATGCTCTGGTTGATGTGGCCCTGATGAAAGGTGAGGCGAACCAGGGCATCATCGTCAGCTCGAAGATGGGCAAAGCGATCTTCTTCCACGAGGAGGAACTCCGTGAGATGGGTAGGTACGCCGCGGGTGTGCGCGGGATACGGTTGGATAAAGGCGATGAGGTTGCCAGTATCGAAACGGTCGATCTAAGTGTACAGAAGTCGAACTTCGTCACCATCACCGAGAAGGGGTATGGCAAACGAACGCGGCTTGACGCTTACCGCGAGACACACCGTGGCGGAAAGGGCGTGATCAGCATTCGGGGCGCGCAGCGCAACGGGAACGTGGTGTGCATCAAGCAGGTGAAGCCCGACGATGACTTGATGATCACGACCTCCGATAACATGGTGACCAAAATCGGTGTGCGAAACATCCCTGTCCAGGGGCGGAACACGCAGGGCGTGCGCTTGATGAACGTCAAGAAAGGTGCGCGGGTCGTGACAGTAGACGTCGTTTAGGCACTCTGAACGTTTTGGGGCTGCATATGCTTATTCACCCGCGGTGGCGTGGTGCTTGCTCAACCCGCTCTGAGTTGTCGCAGCGTTGCCAGAATCACCTCGGACAGCGCTGGATGGATGTGAATGCCGCGCCCAAGTGCTCTATAGTCACGGTCATCAGCCATGATTTGGATCACTTCCTGGATGAGTATGGGTGCGTGGGGCCCGATGATGTGGAATCCGAGTATCCTCTTGCTCTCGCGGTCCACAATCGCCTTGGCAAAGCTCTCCTCGTCCCGCATAGCCTGTCCCTTCGCTACCTCCGAGAAATGCGCCGTCCCCACCAGGATCTCATAGTCCCGCTTCGCCTGTGCCTCCGTCATGCCGGCCGATGCGATCTGTGGCCACGAGTAGACCGCATGTGGTATCGCGCGATAGTTCATCTCGACGTGCTCGGTGTGCGTGCTGTTGTGCCATGCAACCAGCGCCGCCTCATTAGCAACGTGCCGGAACATGTACTTCCCAATCGCATCACCCAGAGCCCAGATCCGCTCCTTGCTCGTCTCGAGATAGTCATTCACCCTGATGAAGCCACGATCGTCTGTTTCGACACCGCTATGCTCAACCTTTAAGCGATCGGCGTTCGATTGGCGACCAACAGCGATCATCACTCGCTCAGCCGTGATTTCACGTTCATCACCAGTAGCTCTGTCCCGGGCTATAACAACGCAGTGCGCGCCCTTCTGCCGCACCGCGGAGACCTCAGTGCCCGTAACGATCGTCATACGCCTGGCCAGCTCACGCTGTAACAGAGCGGATATCTCCGGCTCTTCATGAGGCAGCAATCCGTTCCCCCGCTGGACAATGGTGACGTCAGTGCCCATAGCGGCGAAGAAATGCCCGTATTCAGTCGCGATATAACCACCGCCGACGATGACCATGCTCTCTGGTCGTTCTTTCAGATCGAACAGGTTCTCGTTCGTCAGGTACTGCACCTCATTAATCCCGGTAATCTGAGGGATCACCGGTCGTGCGCCGGAAGCGATGAAGATCCGCTCGCCCCTGATCTGCGTTCCATTGACTGCCAGGGTATAGTCAGCGGTGAATACTCCTTCGCCCCTGTACAGATCGAGATTCTGGGTGTGCTCAATACCGCGTTGCATCTGGGCGCGATCGTGCGCGATCATGGTGCGCATGCGCTCCATAATACCGTTAAAATCGATGCTCGTGATCTGCGCCTCGATCCCCAGTTTCCCGGCTTCCTGGATCTCCACTATGCGATCCGCAGGATGGATCAGCATCTTCGAGGGTATGCAGCCCACATTCAGGCAGGTGCCGCCGATTAGTCCCTTCTCTACCAGCGCGACTGTGAGACCCGCGGCTACCGCACGCTCAACGATCAGCATTCCAGCACCTGATCCGATGACGATCACCTCGTACTCTTTCATGCTTTGCCGCTTCCTCCTCGTTCCTGCGCTCCATGCTGCTTCGCGGTCTTGAACTGTCCCAGAAGCGCTGCGATGGCACGCTGTGGTGGGAAGTTCAACGAGGTTAGTGCACCGTCATAGATACTCGCGCGGAAATACTCGCCGAAGAGTTCCGGCGGCTCTTCCGTCTCGTAAAAAATACCAATCGGAATTCGGTCGGCCCATTCAGTCGCCTTCTTCATAGCGGCCTGCTGGTCATGCGGATCGTAATCCGGGGGCAGGTGGTAGATCCGGTCACGGTACCAGCTGATCGGATGTGTTCCCCAGGTGATACAGGGCTGTATGACGTCCACGTACGAGAGCCCTCTGAACTGGATAGCCGCGACGAAGAGTTCGGTAAGATGTTTGATATCTCCGGCAAAACCGCGCGCGACAAAGGGGCAGTCGTGGACGATCGCGAGTGCCAGCGGCTGCAGGGGGCTGATCTTAACGCCTTCGAACTGAAGCCGTGTCTTATCGCCCGTGTCGGTCGTCGGTGACGCCTGACCTTTGGTGAGTCCATAGATCTGGTTGTTGTGTACGATGAGGGTGAGATCAGGATTTCGGCGGACGGTATGCACGAAGTGGTTTCCCCCTTCGCCGTAGCAATCACCGTCCCCCGTCACCACGATCGTCCTCAACTGCGGGCTCACCACGCTGATCGCCGTTGCGACGGGGAGTGCTCTTCCGTGCAGTCCGTTGAAGAAATTACAGCGCAGGTAGTGCGGTAACTTTGCCGCCTGCCCGATACCTGAGACCAGGCAGATCTCCTCAGGGCGCTTGTCCAGCGCCACCAGTGCGTTCTTCATCGCTTTCAGGATGCCGAAATTGGGGCAGCCCGGGCACCACTGGTTCTCCGCATCGCTCTGGTAATCATCAAGCTCAACCATGCTGCCACACCTCCATGATGTACTCGTGATCCAGCGGCAGCCCGTCGTACCGTGCGATGGTGCTCTTTACAGATAATCCATATTCGCTCCGCAGCAGACGGCCGAATTGCGCGGTCGCATTGCTCTCGACCAGATGGTAACGCGGCTCTTCAGGGAACGTGTACCGTGGAAGCGGCCAGAGTTCGGTAAAGTGGAGCATACCCACCGCATTTCCGCGCTCATTAAGCTGGTCTACCGTCTCGAGCACCGCGTTCCGCGAGGACCCCCAGCTCACCAGCACGTCCTCCGCTTCTCTGACCCGGTATTCCTCGGGCAGCTGGATCTCATCCCGCAAACCCTCCAGCTTCCGCAGCCGCTTCTCCACCATCCGCTTCCTGAGCGTTAGATCCTCCGTGATGTGACCGTATTCATCATGTTCGTCGCTATCACAGCAGACAAGCTGCTGGCTCTGGCCGGGGAAGAGTCGGGGCGAAATCCCGGTCTCCGTGAGCAGATATCGCCGGTAATCTCCCGACTCAACGGTTGCTGCGAGATAATGTTCAGGCTTCAGGGCATCGAGCTCGAAGTCGTCCACCGTGGAATAGGAGTCGGCCAGGAACTGGTCGCTCAGGATGATCGCAGGTGTTTGGTACTTATCGGCCAGATTGAATGCGCGGGCGATCTTATGAAATGCGTCCCGGGGATCAGCGGGTGCGAAGACGAGCCTGGGGAATTCACCGTGACCCGCGTTGACCGCAAAGAGCAGATCCGCCTGCTCCGTGCGCGTTGGAAGACCGGTTGCCGGCGCAGGACGCTGGCCAAGCACAATAACGATCGGTGTCTCGGTCATGCCAGCGAGGCTGATCCCTTCGGTCATGAGTGAAAAGCCACCGCCCGAGGTCGCGGTCATCGCGCGCACCCCGGCATAACTCGCGCCAATCGCCATATTGATCGCCGCGATTTCGTCTTCCGCCTGCTCGGTGAAGATCTGCAAGCGCTCTTTGTGCTTTGAGAGGAACGTTATGATTCCGGTCGAAGGTGTCATGGGATACGCGGCAATGAAGCGGCAGCCAGCGGCCGCAGCACCCAGTGCCAGCGCTTCGTTCCCCGTGACCAGGTAGTGCGCCAGTGTTCGTCTCGGCAGTGTCCATGCGCAGACGCCCTCGCAACTCCTCTTCGCCCTGTTGTAGCCTGTCGCGGCCGCCGCGCGATTCGTGTCCACGATCTCATCGCTTTTCCCCGCAAACTCGTCCGCGACCACCTCGATGAGTGCCTCCTGCTCGAGGCCGAGCACTGCAGCAAGGGCTCCAGCAGCGACGGTATTTGCAAAGAGCTTCTTGCCAAAGTCCTCCCGGGCGATCTGCTCAAACGGTATAGTGATCACCCGTTCACCGGTCTCCTGCTCGTCGATCAAAACGCCATCAGCTTTCAGCAGCGGTCGGTATTTACGCTTGGACTCTTCGCTCAACGTCACGAGGATATCAGCCCTATTCAGCGGGCTGTTGGCCGGAGTATCGCTCACGCGTATCCGGTAGCTGTTACAGCCCCCGCGGATGCGCGATTCGTACTCCTGCCATGCGAAGACGTTATAGCCAGCTCCTGAAGCAGTCCTGGCAAGAACGTATCCGATCGTCTGAACACCCTGGCCAGCGGCTCCGGCAATGACAACAGTTAAATCCACCTCTTCTAGTCACCCCTCATATAAGCTATCTTCAGTAAGGGATAATAATGGTCCTGATCCTCTTGCAGTGAGTTGGCGTGGTACGTGGAGGTTGTCCCGGGCACTGGCATGTTTTCCCGCCCGGCAGGGGCGAATGCGGGACCGAGATGAGAAGCGTCTGAAGGATTAGATCTTTGATCTCGGTTCCCTTCGAACAGGAGCAGCGGTAAAATTACCTACGGACCTGGCGAGTGTCCTGCTCAATCAGCGCAGAAGAAGTGCTCAATGAGCTCAGGCTCGATGAGCAGATTCATGATCCGGATGGGCTCGGCTTTCTCGGCGATGTGCTTCCAGTTCTCCCGTTTCTTGAAAGCGGCAAGCTTTCGCACTTCCGCGACCTGCTCAGCGGTGGACTGTTTTGTCTCAATGAGCCCCGACGCTTTCACTCGCATCAGTACGTCCATACCAGCATCGCTGCGGGCGATCACCGTCGACCAGCCGTCTTCAGAGCCGATCGAGCCCACCGAGAGGTCAGCGAACTCAGCGGCGAAGTCGTAGCAGTAGTTACAGGCCTCGCGGGCGAACGCGCGCATCTTCTTGATCGGCATCGTGAGCTCCTTACCATCTTTCGTAGTGACGATGAACCGTCCTCTGCGTATATTGAACTTTGTCACCGCGTCAAAGCTCGTGCCAAGCTCCTCCAGCGTCTGAGCGAGTAGTGCACGGTCAAAGGATTCCGTACAGAAGAGACCGATGAGGAATTTCACGCGCTCTGCCCCGACCTTGAACGCGTCTGAGAGTTGCGCTTTGCGCATACCTTCGATATGACAGGGCAATCCGACAAGCGCAACCTTCTGGTAACCGGCCTCAAAGGCGTCTGCCACGCCCAATACGGATGGACATTGCGTATACTTCGAGCCCGCAGCAGCCAGCACATCCTCCTTGGTGGTCGCCACGAAGGGTTGGGGCTGCCATTCAGCTTCTTCTGTGGTTCGGGCCACGACGGCCGCGTCGATCTCGCCTTCCTGGAGCAGATACAGGAGCACTGCAGAGATGACCCCGCCATCCTGGGCGCGCTCCCGCAGCGCGGCATCGACCGCTCGCGCGCTGAGGATCTCGCCCTGGTAATAGCCCAGCAGGTTATCTGTTCTGACCTCGCCAAATATCGCGCGGTCCATCTG
Above is a window of Methanomicrobia archaeon DNA encoding:
- the gyrA gene encoding DNA gyrase subunit A; translated protein: MNEDERAVDEAGLDERPHVIEVSVENEMKRSYIDYAMSVIVGRALPDARDGLKPVHRRILYGMQELGVTYNRSHKKSARIVGDVLGKYHPHGDVAVYDTMVRMAQDFSYRYPLVDGQGNFGSVDGDSAAAMRYTEARLSKIAGELLEDLDKDTVEWLPNFDNTLKEPQILPAKLPNLLINGSSGIAVGMATNMPPHNLAEVVDGIIRVIDEPDVEIEELMQHIKAPDFPTGGIISGYEGIRQAYLTGRGSIKLRAKVEIEQKAKRERIIITEIPYQVNKSKLVEEIAEFVRKYKVDSIVGLRDESDRKGMRIVVSLKTGANAPIIVNRLFRRTQLETTFGVINLALVDGEPRVLTLKELIECYIKHRREVTVRRLQFELDRAEKRKHLLEGLIIAIAHIDEVIQLIKASSDVKSAQAALIEKFALTEVQAKEILDMRLSRLSALERDKIETERGELTQKIAWLREVLASEARIRGVIKDELRELKEKYGDKRRTELEEMVTLSERDFIEDEEVILFFTERGYVKRLPEKLFKQQQRGGKGIAVIDRREDDVVVNFIRASTRERLLLFTEDGRVFQVKTYEIPPSSRHAKGKPLVNVPGLSITAEESKTFVTALSVPEAVDEAVENVYIVFATRRGVVKRSALASLKNIRVTGIVALRVDERKNDALVDVALMKGEANQGIIVSSKMGKAIFFHEEELREMGRYAAGVRGIRLDKGDEVASIETVDLSVQKSNFVTITEKGYGKRTRLDAYRETHRGGKGVISIRGAQRNGNVVCIKQVKPDDDLMITTSDNMVTKIGVRNIPVQGRNTQGVRLMNVKKGARVVTVDVV
- a CDS encoding dihydrolipoyl dehydrogenase produces the protein MKEYEVIVIGSGAGMLIVERAVAAGLTVALVEKGLIGGTCLNVGCIPSKMLIHPADRIVEIQEAGKLGIEAQITSIDFNGIMERMRTMIAHDRAQMQRGIEHTQNLDLYRGEGVFTADYTLAVNGTQIRGERIFIASGARPVIPQITGINEVQYLTNENLFDLKERPESMVIVGGGYIATEYGHFFAAMGTDVTIVQRGNGLLPHEEPEISALLQRELARRMTIVTGTEVSAVRQKGAHCVVIARDRATGDEREITAERVMIAVGRQSNADRLKVEHSGVETDDRGFIRVNDYLETSKERIWALGDAIGKYMFRHVANEAALVAWHNSTHTEHVEMNYRAIPHAVYSWPQIASAGMTEAQAKRDYEILVGTAHFSEVAKGQAMRDEESFAKAIVDRESKRILGFHIIGPHAPILIQEVIQIMADDRDYRALGRGIHIHPALSEVILATLRQLRAG
- a CDS encoding 2-oxoacid ferredoxin oxidoreductase (catalyzes the coenzyme A-dependent decarboxylation of 2-oxoacids, such as pyruvate and 2-oxoglutarate), whose protein sequence is MVELDDYQSDAENQWCPGCPNFGILKAMKNALVALDKRPEEICLVSGIGQAAKLPHYLRCNFFNGLHGRALPVATAISVVSPQLRTIVVTGDGDCYGEGGNHFVHTVRRNPDLTLIVHNNQIYGLTKGQASPTTDTGDKTRLQFEGVKISPLQPLALAIVHDCPFVARGFAGDIKHLTELFVAAIQFRGLSYVDVIQPCITWGTHPISWYRDRIYHLPPDYDPHDQQAAMKKATEWADRIPIGIFYETEEPPELFGEYFRASIYDGALTSLNFPPQRAIAALLGQFKTAKQHGAQERGGSGKA
- a CDS encoding 2-oxoacid:acceptor oxidoreductase subunit alpha, which translates into the protein MDLTVVIAGAAGQGVQTIGYVLARTASGAGYNVFAWQEYESRIRGGCNSYRIRVSDTPANSPLNRADILVTLSEESKRKYRPLLKADGVLIDEQETGERVITIPFEQIAREDFGKKLFANTVAAGALAAVLGLEQEALIEVVADEFAGKSDEIVDTNRAAAATGYNRAKRSCEGVCAWTLPRRTLAHYLVTGNEALALGAAAAGCRFIAAYPMTPSTGIITFLSKHKERLQIFTEQAEDEIAAINMAIGASYAGVRAMTATSGGGFSLMTEGISLAGMTETPIVIVLGQRPAPATGLPTRTEQADLLFAVNAGHGEFPRLVFAPADPRDAFHKIARAFNLADKYQTPAIILSDQFLADSYSTVDDFELDALKPEHYLAATVESGDYRRYLLTETGISPRLFPGQSQQLVCCDSDEHDEYGHITEDLTLRKRMVEKRLRKLEGLRDEIQLPEEYRVREAEDVLVSWGSSRNAVLETVDQLNERGNAVGMLHFTELWPLPRYTFPEEPRYHLVESNATAQFGRLLRSEYGLSVKSTIARYDGLPLDHEYIMEVWQHG
- a CDS encoding coenzyme F420 hydrogenase — translated: MAKISGNLTDLEAEVIYNGLCCYCGTCGAFCKEYIAFENELPKTKQKCYEICGACYEFCPRTSFAPFQMDRAIFGEVRTDNLLGYYQGEILSARAVDAALRERAQDGGVISAVLLYLLQEGEIDAAVVARTTEEAEWQPQPFVATTKEDVLAAAGSKYTQCPSVLGVADAFEAGYQKVALVGLPCHIEGMRKAQLSDAFKVGAERVKFLIGLFCTESFDRALLAQTLEELGTSFDAVTKFNIRRGRFIVTTKDGKELTMPIKKMRAFAREACNYCYDFAAEFADLSVGSIGSEDGWSTVIARSDAGMDVLMRVKASGLIETKQSTAEQVAEVRKLAAFKKRENWKHIAEKAEPIRIMNLLIEPELIEHFFCAD